The proteins below come from a single Agromyces flavus genomic window:
- a CDS encoding aldehyde dehydrogenase family protein, whose protein sequence is MSTTQPTTILEAIAADETTGLPIPDAATRETIGYAPVHSLADLDAAVAAARSAQPAWAALGHGERSAILNAIADEIEANAEELAVLLSREQGKPLDGPNARFEVGACAAWTRNAADTAFEPEVVFEDGSARAELHYEPLGVVGAIGPWNWPMMISVWQIAPSLRMGNTVVVKPSEYTPLSVLALAEVFNRHLPQGVLTVVAGDREVGAAIAAHPGLDKIMFTGSTATGRKIVESSAQNLARLTLELGGNDAGIVLPGTDVAAIADDLFWGCFINTGQTCASLKRLYVHDSVYDEVVDTLAGIARTMPMGRGLDAGNVLGPLQNEKQYDIVRRLVDDARGRGARVVAGGEPAPELGPLFYRATVVADIDDGAALVDEEQFGPVIPVIRYSDVDDAIARANASEQGLGASVWSSDADAAVAVARRIQAGTVWINQHGVLNPNIPFGGTKASGYGHEFGIHGLKAVSAPKVISR, encoded by the coding sequence ATGTCCACCACGCAGCCCACCACGATCCTCGAGGCGATCGCCGCCGACGAGACAACCGGCCTTCCGATTCCGGATGCCGCGACCCGCGAGACCATCGGCTACGCCCCGGTGCACTCCCTCGCCGACCTCGACGCGGCCGTTGCCGCCGCCCGCTCCGCGCAGCCCGCGTGGGCCGCGCTCGGACACGGCGAGCGCAGCGCCATCCTGAACGCCATCGCCGACGAGATCGAGGCGAACGCCGAGGAGCTCGCCGTGCTGCTCTCGCGCGAGCAGGGCAAGCCGCTCGACGGGCCGAACGCCCGCTTCGAGGTCGGCGCCTGCGCCGCGTGGACCCGGAATGCCGCGGACACGGCGTTCGAGCCCGAGGTGGTGTTCGAGGACGGCAGCGCCCGGGCGGAGCTGCACTACGAGCCGCTCGGGGTGGTCGGCGCGATCGGACCATGGAACTGGCCGATGATGATCTCGGTCTGGCAGATCGCGCCGTCGCTGCGTATGGGCAACACGGTCGTCGTGAAGCCGAGCGAGTACACGCCGCTGTCGGTGCTCGCGCTCGCGGAGGTGTTCAACCGCCACCTGCCACAGGGAGTGCTCACGGTGGTCGCGGGCGACCGCGAGGTCGGCGCCGCGATCGCCGCCCACCCCGGGCTCGACAAGATCATGTTCACGGGGTCGACGGCGACCGGCCGCAAGATCGTGGAATCATCGGCGCAGAACCTGGCGCGGCTCACGCTCGAGCTCGGCGGCAACGACGCCGGCATCGTCCTTCCGGGCACGGATGTCGCGGCGATCGCCGATGACCTGTTCTGGGGCTGCTTCATCAACACCGGGCAGACGTGCGCGTCGCTGAAGCGGCTCTACGTGCACGACTCGGTCTACGACGAGGTCGTCGACACGCTCGCCGGGATCGCGCGGACCATGCCGATGGGCCGCGGCCTCGACGCGGGCAACGTGCTCGGCCCGCTGCAGAACGAGAAGCAGTACGACATCGTGCGCCGCCTCGTCGATGACGCCCGCGGCCGTGGCGCGCGGGTCGTGGCCGGCGGCGAGCCGGCGCCCGAGCTCGGTCCGCTGTTCTACCGCGCCACCGTCGTGGCCGACATCGACGACGGCGCGGCCCTCGTCGACGAGGAGCAGTTCGGTCCCGTCATCCCGGTGATCCGCTACTCCGACGTCGACGACGCGATCGCCCGGGCGAACGCCTCGGAACAGGGGCTCGGCGCCTCGGTGTGGTCGAGCGACGCCGACGCTGCGGTCGCGGTGGCGCGTCGCATCCAGGCCGGGACCGTGTGGATCAACCAGCACGGCGTCCTCAACCCGAACATCCCGTTCGGTGGCACGAAGGCCTCGGGCTACGGTCATGAGTTCGGCATCCACGGCCTCAAGGCGGTGTCGGCGCCGAAGGTGATCTCGCGCTGA
- a CDS encoding helix-turn-helix domain-containing protein, translating into MSDLIRTTRQELGLTGAELAERLGVTAGAISQMERSERDGRIRLDTLERALAALGQRLDLGTTPASAFADYAPAAVTDQVNDALDDRDGSYALRLITHAASVVRDDAEQLSDAELERRPSRIKDARWEQLFRAVYGDAIPERRRPDWATPERLNRRWYVSRFAPLREKAKTSTPQRLRDLNIFIDENSLSTR; encoded by the coding sequence ATGTCCGACCTGATTCGCACCACCCGGCAGGAGCTCGGCCTCACTGGTGCCGAGCTCGCCGAGCGTCTCGGTGTCACCGCGGGCGCGATCTCGCAGATGGAACGGTCGGAGCGCGACGGCCGCATCAGGCTCGACACCCTCGAGCGCGCGCTCGCCGCGCTCGGCCAGCGGCTGGACCTCGGAACGACGCCTGCGTCCGCGTTCGCCGACTACGCCCCGGCGGCGGTCACCGATCAAGTCAACGACGCGCTCGACGATCGCGACGGCAGCTACGCGCTGCGACTCATCACGCACGCGGCATCCGTAGTGCGCGATGACGCCGAGCAACTGAGCGATGCCGAACTGGAGCGCCGGCCATCGCGGATCAAGGACGCGCGCTGGGAGCAGCTGTTTCGAGCGGTGTACGGCGATGCCATCCCCGAGCGCCGGCGTCCCGACTGGGCGACGCCGGAGCGGCTGAACCGACGCTGGTACGTCTCCCGATTCGCGCCGCTCCGCGAAAAGGCCAAGACCTCGACCCCGCAGCGGCTGCGCGACCTGAACATCTTCATCGACGAGAACTCGCTGTCGACCCGATGA
- a CDS encoding APC family permease has translation MSTTTTPEPVETQTETVHGTTLKSNSLGFIGIAFFVVAAAAPMAAFVGAGPVLFSIMGPGVPLVYVLVALVIALFAVGYLKMSRHIVHAGGFVAYIARGLGRHAATGAAGIVIVTYIALQVGFWAQFGVFAQQLAAGWLGLDLPVWVWALAFIVLTTALAMRGVDLNLRVLGLLLVAEIAVVAILVVGIMIGAAGNPPSLESFSPSQLANPGFGVAVLFVFACFTTFEATTVFSEEARNPRRTIPLALYSVVLFVAIFYTVATWAVSYAVGPDQVQQAAADDLAGLIFGLAATYVGPWLDVTMQVLVVSSFIAMLIGMQNMFARYGFALARAGVLPSPLSRVSRRSHAPYAAALANGVVVAVIVLAFLLAGADPIEVVYAWFVALGTVGFIVMMALASLAIVVFFLREKVERGFWTTKVAPAASLVLVVAVLVIALQNYDAMLFSEGATAKLLLWFIPIAFALGALLPTVKKDIDYESVVTAVA, from the coding sequence ATGAGCACCACCACAACACCAGAGCCGGTCGAGACCCAAACTGAGACCGTGCACGGCACGACCCTCAAGTCCAACAGCCTCGGCTTCATCGGCATCGCGTTTTTCGTCGTCGCTGCGGCCGCACCGATGGCCGCCTTCGTCGGCGCCGGACCGGTGCTGTTCTCGATCATGGGACCGGGCGTCCCGCTCGTCTACGTCCTCGTCGCGCTCGTCATCGCCCTGTTCGCGGTCGGCTACCTGAAGATGAGCCGTCACATCGTGCACGCCGGCGGCTTCGTCGCGTACATCGCCCGTGGCCTCGGCCGGCACGCCGCCACGGGCGCGGCGGGGATCGTCATCGTCACCTACATCGCGCTGCAGGTGGGCTTCTGGGCGCAGTTCGGCGTGTTCGCGCAGCAGCTGGCAGCCGGATGGCTCGGCCTCGACCTGCCCGTCTGGGTCTGGGCGCTCGCCTTCATCGTGCTCACCACGGCCCTCGCGATGCGAGGCGTCGACCTCAACCTCAGGGTCCTCGGCCTGCTGCTCGTGGCCGAGATCGCGGTCGTCGCCATCCTCGTCGTCGGCATCATGATCGGCGCGGCCGGCAACCCGCCGTCGCTCGAGAGCTTCAGCCCGTCGCAGCTCGCGAACCCGGGCTTCGGCGTCGCGGTGCTGTTCGTCTTCGCGTGCTTCACGACCTTCGAGGCCACGACGGTCTTCAGCGAGGAGGCTCGCAACCCGCGTCGCACCATCCCCCTCGCCCTGTATTCGGTCGTGCTGTTCGTCGCGATCTTCTACACGGTCGCGACCTGGGCCGTCAGCTATGCGGTCGGTCCCGACCAGGTGCAGCAGGCGGCGGCCGACGACCTCGCCGGGCTCATCTTCGGCCTCGCGGCGACGTACGTCGGCCCGTGGCTGGATGTCACGATGCAGGTGCTCGTCGTGTCGAGCTTCATCGCGATGCTCATCGGCATGCAGAACATGTTCGCCAGGTACGGGTTCGCCCTCGCCCGCGCGGGCGTGCTGCCCTCGCCGCTGTCGCGCGTCAGCCGGCGCTCGCACGCGCCGTACGCGGCGGCGCTCGCGAACGGCGTCGTCGTCGCGGTCATCGTGCTCGCCTTCCTGCTCGCCGGCGCCGACCCGATCGAGGTCGTCTATGCCTGGTTCGTCGCGCTCGGCACGGTCGGCTTCATCGTCATGATGGCCCTCGCGTCGCTCGCGATCGTCGTCTTCTTCCTCCGCGAGAAGGTCGAGCGCGGCTTCTGGACGACGAAGGTCGCGCCCGCGGCATCCCTCGTCCTCGTCGTCGCGGTGCTGGTGATCGCGCTGCAGAACTACGACGCGATGCTCTTCAGCGAGGGCGCCACCGCCAAGCTCCTGCTCTGGTTCATCCCCATCGCATTCGCCCTCGGCGCCCTCCTCCCCACGGTCAAGAAGGACATCGACTACGAGTCGGTCGTCACGGCCGTCGCCTGA
- a CDS encoding class I SAM-dependent methyltransferase — MHRHEPAPWDGDDTAAAKFEPPAWDDRYSGAGPVWSGHPNPQLVAEVARLTPGAALDVGCGEGGDVIWLARQGWRVTGADFSANGLARAARHAEESGVADRTEWWRVDAREFDAAGRSFDLVTTHYLHPPGGGMRDVTRRLTAAVAPGGHLLVVGHAPSEAHEHLTSSHRDATWRAVDLLPALPDDFEALIVEQRPRSVVRDGRTVEVEDSTLLARRAG, encoded by the coding sequence ATGCACCGACACGAACCCGCGCCCTGGGACGGCGATGACACGGCGGCGGCGAAGTTCGAGCCGCCGGCCTGGGATGACCGGTACTCGGGCGCTGGGCCGGTGTGGAGCGGTCATCCGAATCCCCAGCTGGTCGCCGAGGTCGCGAGGCTGACCCCCGGCGCGGCGCTCGACGTGGGCTGCGGGGAAGGCGGGGACGTGATCTGGCTGGCCCGGCAGGGATGGCGCGTGACCGGCGCCGACTTCTCGGCCAACGGCCTCGCGCGCGCTGCCCGGCACGCCGAGGAGTCCGGCGTTGCCGACCGCACCGAATGGTGGCGGGTCGATGCCCGCGAGTTCGACGCCGCGGGCCGGTCGTTCGACCTCGTGACGACGCACTACCTCCACCCGCCCGGCGGCGGAATGCGCGACGTGACGCGGCGGCTCACGGCGGCCGTGGCGCCGGGCGGTCACCTGCTGGTGGTCGGCCACGCTCCATCCGAGGCGCACGAGCACCTGACCTCGAGTCATCGCGACGCGACCTGGCGCGCCGTCGACCTCCTGCCCGCGCTGCCCGACGACTTCGAAGCCCTCATCGTCGAGCAGCGTCCCCGCTCAGTGGTCCGCGACGGCCGCACGGTCGAGGTCGAGGACTCGACACTGCTCGCGCGTCGAGCCGGCTGA
- a CDS encoding oxidoreductase — protein sequence MERRVALVTGASSGIGEQTALELLRRGFIVYGAARRAARMSAIVDAGGHAIAMDVTDDTSVRAAVDRILAEQGRIDVLVNNAGYGSYGALEDVPIDEARRQFEVNVFGLAGITQLVLPGMRERRSGTIVNISSIGGRIYEPLGAWYHATKFAVEGLSDSLRVELEPHGVRVVVIQPGAIRTEWNGISRRSAMERSGTTAYAAQARALVRTLEAADESAGAGEPHVVAATIANAVTARRPRTRYATPVSAKFIVGLRRVLPDRVFDLLIRRIFAPTKAEFAESANPRVDEASTTASPVAGRERAAA from the coding sequence ATGGAACGACGCGTCGCCCTCGTGACTGGTGCCTCCTCCGGCATCGGTGAGCAGACCGCCCTCGAGCTGCTGCGTCGCGGCTTCATCGTCTACGGCGCGGCGCGGCGCGCCGCCCGGATGTCGGCGATCGTCGACGCCGGCGGCCACGCCATCGCCATGGACGTGACGGATGACACCTCCGTGCGCGCCGCCGTCGACCGCATCCTCGCCGAGCAGGGGCGCATCGACGTGCTCGTCAACAACGCGGGCTACGGCTCGTACGGCGCGCTCGAGGACGTGCCGATCGACGAGGCGCGGCGCCAGTTCGAGGTCAACGTGTTCGGCCTGGCGGGCATCACCCAGCTCGTGCTGCCCGGGATGCGTGAGCGCCGCTCGGGCACGATCGTGAACATCTCCTCGATCGGCGGGCGGATCTACGAACCCCTCGGCGCTTGGTACCACGCGACGAAGTTCGCGGTCGAAGGCCTGAGCGACTCGCTCCGCGTCGAGCTCGAGCCGCACGGCGTCCGTGTCGTGGTCATCCAGCCCGGCGCCATCCGCACCGAATGGAACGGCATCTCGAGGCGCAGCGCCATGGAGCGCTCGGGGACGACGGCCTACGCCGCGCAGGCGCGGGCGCTCGTGCGCACGCTCGAAGCGGCCGACGAGTCGGCCGGGGCGGGCGAGCCCCACGTGGTGGCGGCGACGATCGCCAATGCCGTGACGGCGCGGCGCCCCCGCACCCGGTACGCGACCCCCGTGAGCGCGAAGTTCATCGTCGGGCTGCGGCGCGTACTGCCCGACCGGGTCTTCGACCTCCTGATTCGAAGGATCTTCGCGCCGACGAAGGCCGAGTTCGCCGAGTCGGCCAACCCGCGCGTCGACGAAGCGAGCACCACGGCGAGCCCGGTCGCCGGCAGGGAGCGCGCCGCAGCCTAG
- a CDS encoding DUF4190 domain-containing protein: MTAPATPQTDKWNVWAIVAIITVWFTVILGLIFGHIALSQIKRTGERGRGLALTAVIVGWLAVVAGALTAMFILIFGGLAISNNGG; this comes from the coding sequence ATGACTGCTCCCGCAACCCCGCAGACCGACAAGTGGAACGTCTGGGCGATCGTCGCCATCATCACGGTGTGGTTCACGGTGATCCTCGGCCTGATCTTCGGACACATCGCGCTCTCGCAGATCAAGCGCACCGGCGAACGCGGCCGCGGCCTCGCCCTGACGGCGGTGATTGTCGGCTGGCTCGCCGTGGTGGCGGGTGCCCTCACCGCGATGTTCATCCTGATCTTCGGCGGCTTGGCCATCTCGAACAACGGCGGCTGA
- a CDS encoding TetR family transcriptional regulator, translating to MARNADRTRARILEAATAEFSARGIAGARVDRIAEAAECNKALLYSYFGNKEQLFDAVFAALVARLVAETPIDAEHLDAYAGELVDASLERPELVRLALWDRLERGGAGMRSADLLATDAAKITAIAEAQASGTISSRFSPTEVLALVQVLSSIVPVMLDEAPDARVREVVTTAVARLLN from the coding sequence ATGGCACGCAACGCCGACCGCACTCGCGCCCGGATCCTCGAGGCCGCCACAGCCGAGTTCTCGGCGCGCGGCATCGCGGGCGCGCGGGTCGACCGCATCGCCGAGGCGGCGGAATGCAACAAGGCGCTGCTCTACTCGTACTTCGGCAACAAGGAGCAGCTCTTCGACGCCGTGTTCGCCGCGCTCGTCGCCCGGTTGGTCGCTGAAACCCCGATCGACGCAGAGCACCTCGACGCGTATGCGGGCGAACTCGTCGACGCATCGCTCGAGCGCCCCGAGCTCGTCCGCCTCGCCCTGTGGGACCGCCTCGAGCGCGGCGGCGCCGGCATGCGCTCCGCCGATCTCCTGGCGACGGATGCCGCGAAGATCACCGCCATCGCCGAAGCCCAGGCTTCCGGCACGATCTCGAGCCGGTTCTCCCCCACCGAAGTCCTCGCCCTTGTGCAGGTGCTCTCGTCGATCGTGCCGGTCATGCTTGACGAGGCGCCGGATGCGCGGGTCCGGGAAGTGGTGACGACCGCGGTCGCCCGCCTCCTGAATTGA
- a CDS encoding patatin-like phospholipase family protein, with translation MLIEGDASRGHRWTLYLSGGGVRAALAAIGVIYFIGSEGAWPAVKRVVSVSGGGLVNAWLMTRRPSESDMPSELGKIFDLLTNRARSWILVLVVLVVTIGSAAVTSILLLGAVGPEAKGWVLAALVLLWIAIGLQLSTRIWLHWFFLPFGRRERLGETLGTDWERLHVFATSDIGSAGPLFFESSSAVCLASSDRRGVFDARDVSVAKVLRATTAFPPAFPPTRFRPRRPPIDRGPDWTWQPTPDGTRAAWLADGGVTGNLGVQYGLGRYEAVQSIVGISAARARISSTAIDCKVHRDQVAWLCERCVQRSVIVDASGATPRLSGLVGILVTIPGVGVVYHALRSLRVMYESHLQLDAVTADAGLISTVRVPALIDEIASERAPAVDGGNQNAVSLRSGAFRQWRHNAVEFPSVAFTSLEWACVRARLATTGVRTGLLAVRRSTAMLVVASGYLNACLAMRGRDAIGRATQGIARLDLRFGLNGDLVEWLNRACAEFTEGELTERNRRLSALLRGAGLSRPE, from the coding sequence ATGCTCATCGAGGGAGATGCTTCTCGCGGCCATCGTTGGACGCTGTATTTGTCGGGGGGTGGAGTCCGAGCTGCACTCGCGGCAATCGGGGTGATCTACTTCATCGGGAGCGAGGGTGCGTGGCCGGCGGTCAAGCGGGTGGTCTCCGTTTCGGGCGGAGGACTGGTGAATGCGTGGTTGATGACCCGCCGCCCGAGCGAATCCGATATGCCCAGCGAGCTTGGCAAGATCTTCGATCTTCTCACCAATCGCGCCCGGTCCTGGATTCTCGTTCTCGTGGTGTTGGTGGTGACGATCGGGTCGGCCGCAGTCACGTCCATCCTGCTTCTCGGCGCGGTGGGTCCCGAGGCCAAGGGCTGGGTCTTGGCGGCTCTCGTTCTCTTGTGGATCGCAATCGGCCTTCAACTGAGCACGCGCATTTGGCTGCACTGGTTCTTCCTGCCCTTCGGTCGCCGGGAGCGCCTCGGGGAGACGCTCGGTACGGACTGGGAACGACTCCACGTCTTCGCGACATCTGACATCGGCAGCGCAGGCCCGCTGTTCTTCGAATCCAGTTCGGCCGTCTGTCTCGCCTCGTCTGATCGCAGAGGGGTCTTCGACGCGCGCGATGTCAGCGTCGCGAAAGTGCTGCGCGCTACCACCGCTTTCCCTCCCGCCTTCCCCCCGACCAGATTCAGGCCGCGAAGGCCGCCAATTGATCGAGGCCCCGATTGGACGTGGCAACCAACGCCGGACGGGACTCGCGCGGCATGGTTGGCCGACGGAGGCGTTACGGGCAACCTCGGCGTGCAGTACGGATTGGGGCGCTATGAAGCGGTTCAGTCGATCGTCGGCATTTCTGCCGCGCGTGCTCGAATCTCGTCGACAGCGATCGACTGCAAGGTGCATCGAGACCAAGTCGCGTGGCTCTGCGAGAGATGTGTACAGCGATCCGTGATCGTCGATGCCTCGGGTGCCACTCCTCGGCTCAGTGGACTCGTGGGGATCCTCGTCACGATTCCAGGGGTGGGGGTCGTTTATCACGCTCTCCGGTCACTCAGAGTGATGTACGAGTCGCACCTTCAGCTTGATGCCGTGACCGCTGACGCTGGTCTCATTTCCACCGTGCGCGTGCCCGCCTTAATCGACGAGATCGCAAGTGAACGAGCACCGGCGGTCGACGGCGGGAACCAAAACGCGGTGTCCCTGCGGTCGGGGGCGTTCCGCCAGTGGCGCCACAACGCCGTCGAGTTCCCGTCTGTCGCCTTCACGAGCCTGGAGTGGGCGTGCGTACGTGCACGTCTCGCAACCACCGGTGTGCGAACTGGGCTGCTGGCCGTGCGGCGGAGCACCGCCATGCTCGTGGTTGCGAGCGGCTACCTGAACGCGTGCCTGGCGATGCGCGGCCGCGACGCGATCGGGCGTGCGACTCAGGGAATCGCGCGCCTTGACCTTCGCTTCGGTCTCAATGGCGATCTCGTCGAGTGGTTGAACCGCGCATGCGCGGAGTTCACCGAGGGGGAGCTCACCGAACGGAATCGGCGCCTCAGCGCGCTCCTGCGTGGTGCTGGCCTGTCCAGGCCGGAGTAA
- a CDS encoding flavin monoamine oxidase family protein, with product MLVLGAGFAGLTAARELAQRGLSVRVLEARDRIGGRTWYADGLGRGLEFGGTWVHWTQPYVWAELARYGIGTVPSPAPAVAHWWEAGAPRSGDPDELLGLLDEPNRRLTADARRVFPTPFQPLEQRELVESTDQETIADRIATLDLPAAERALLETFWTLNVNGSINEAAYTQALRWVALTNGDWAVNFEACASYKVDGGTGRLAQAIAEDSDAEFRFGAVVEGIEHDEGSVSVYTDDGDVHTARTAIVTFPLAALSPIRVTPELPRAMRQAATEGQAGLGTKVWFRLEGVSEPFVAFGEKHWPLNFFQGEYPDGDGIIVIGFGPDAGAIDPTDARAIEAVIGRLIPGARVSAVAAHDWVADPFAGETWPMHRPGYLTRALPEFHAGAGRLRFAGADYAHGWGGFIDGAIESGLIEARRILAEHARSGIRLLAASA from the coding sequence GTGCTCGTCCTCGGTGCCGGCTTCGCCGGCCTCACGGCCGCTCGCGAACTCGCCCAGCGCGGTCTCTCGGTGCGTGTCCTCGAAGCGCGCGACCGCATCGGCGGTCGCACCTGGTACGCCGACGGCCTCGGCCGCGGGCTGGAGTTCGGCGGCACGTGGGTGCACTGGACCCAGCCCTACGTCTGGGCCGAGCTCGCCCGCTACGGGATCGGGACCGTTCCGAGCCCGGCTCCAGCAGTCGCCCACTGGTGGGAGGCGGGCGCACCACGGTCGGGCGACCCGGATGAGCTGCTCGGCCTCCTCGACGAGCCGAACCGGCGTCTCACGGCGGACGCCCGGCGCGTCTTCCCGACGCCGTTCCAGCCGCTCGAGCAACGAGAGCTCGTCGAGTCGACAGACCAGGAGACGATCGCCGATCGGATCGCCACCCTCGACCTCCCGGCCGCCGAACGGGCGCTCCTCGAGACGTTCTGGACGCTCAACGTGAACGGATCGATCAACGAGGCCGCATACACCCAGGCCCTGCGCTGGGTCGCGTTGACGAACGGCGACTGGGCCGTGAACTTCGAGGCGTGCGCGTCGTACAAGGTCGACGGCGGCACCGGGCGTCTCGCCCAGGCGATCGCCGAGGACTCGGACGCCGAGTTCCGCTTCGGCGCCGTCGTCGAGGGTATCGAGCACGACGAGGGATCGGTGAGCGTGTACACCGACGACGGCGACGTGCACACGGCACGAACCGCGATCGTCACGTTCCCGCTCGCGGCGCTGTCGCCGATCCGCGTCACGCCCGAGCTTCCCCGCGCCATGCGCCAGGCGGCGACCGAAGGCCAGGCCGGCCTCGGAACCAAGGTGTGGTTCCGCCTCGAGGGCGTCAGCGAACCGTTCGTCGCGTTCGGCGAGAAGCACTGGCCGCTCAACTTCTTCCAGGGCGAGTACCCCGACGGGGACGGCATCATCGTCATCGGCTTCGGGCCCGACGCTGGTGCGATCGACCCGACCGACGCTCGCGCCATCGAGGCGGTCATCGGACGCCTCATCCCCGGCGCCCGGGTCAGCGCAGTCGCGGCACACGACTGGGTCGCCGACCCGTTCGCGGGCGAGACCTGGCCGATGCACCGGCCCGGCTACCTCACGCGGGCGCTGCCCGAGTTCCACGCCGGTGCCGGCCGCCTCCGGTTCGCCGGAGCCGACTACGCCCACGGCTGGGGCGGCTTCATCGACGGCGCCATCGAGAGCGGCCTCATCGAAGCGCGCCGCATCCTCGCCGAGCACGCCCGATCCGGCATCCGTCTCCTCGCCGCCAGCGCCTGA
- a CDS encoding TetR/AcrR family transcriptional regulator yields the protein MTDPPRRPLNHGDGKEALLAATVRVVAAKGLRGMTFRAVADEAGVNNTLIAHHFGTRDRLLAATLEWSMERSIGLADLGAYAREPESFRAALIENVLSEPALQVFQFEMVLESSRRSDLQPAVRRLYQRYVEELAHGRSDPEPAGSAGFHRAMFAALDGLVLQYLGRAITADQLAEAVEALGAVIAAGPRG from the coding sequence ATGACCGACCCGCCGCGGCGCCCCCTGAACCACGGCGACGGCAAGGAGGCGCTGCTCGCGGCGACGGTTCGAGTGGTTGCGGCGAAGGGGTTGCGGGGCATGACGTTCCGGGCGGTCGCCGATGAGGCCGGCGTCAACAACACCCTCATCGCGCACCACTTCGGCACACGCGACCGGCTCCTCGCCGCGACGCTCGAGTGGTCGATGGAGCGGTCGATCGGCCTGGCCGACCTCGGCGCGTATGCCCGCGAACCCGAGTCCTTCCGGGCCGCCCTGATCGAGAACGTGCTGTCCGAGCCCGCGCTGCAGGTCTTCCAGTTCGAGATGGTCCTCGAATCGAGTCGTCGCTCCGACTTGCAGCCGGCCGTGCGCAGGCTCTACCAGCGGTATGTCGAGGAGCTTGCACACGGCCGATCCGACCCCGAGCCGGCCGGCAGCGCGGGCTTCCACCGGGCGATGTTCGCGGCACTCGACGGGCTCGTGCTCCAGTACCTGGGTCGGGCCATCACCGCCGACCAGCTCGCCGAGGCGGTCGAAGCGCTCGGTGCGGTGATCGCTGCCGGACCGCGCGGCTGA
- a CDS encoding MoaF C-terminal domain-containing protein: MSNSTPTPIEQDYVPVEEWPDVTAMLEGFGEPSLDATDDLEGSSFDIRFDNGWTIAHRFVGGAVTWTIVEGDGTGMTGTHPYRAVEARPGLYFIDFIKGEGAHASDVSMVLDRNDGRVTVADSSFVDRQGAVRMHTEVLTGRVAGTGEIQPLRRSNALVGKRIYYRYSPSEHYEHIYLNNGTFVWHCIRGAEQGLADVDPATVYELGDGIVMLHWSESVMPVESFLVVDLVNERSIGRMFCWDGPTLAPVHLPFDSRFTVLNETAHPTD; encoded by the coding sequence ATGAGCAACTCCACCCCCACTCCGATCGAGCAGGACTACGTCCCCGTCGAGGAATGGCCCGACGTCACCGCCATGCTCGAGGGCTTCGGCGAGCCGAGCCTCGATGCGACCGACGACCTCGAGGGCTCGAGCTTCGACATCCGCTTCGACAACGGGTGGACCATCGCGCACCGCTTCGTGGGCGGCGCCGTCACCTGGACGATCGTCGAGGGCGACGGCACCGGGATGACCGGCACCCACCCCTATCGCGCCGTCGAGGCGCGCCCCGGCCTGTACTTCATCGACTTCATCAAGGGCGAGGGGGCGCACGCGAGCGATGTCTCGATGGTGCTCGACCGGAACGACGGTCGCGTCACGGTCGCCGACTCGAGTTTCGTCGACCGGCAGGGCGCGGTCCGCATGCATACCGAGGTGCTCACCGGTCGCGTGGCCGGCACGGGCGAGATCCAACCGCTGCGGCGGTCGAACGCGCTCGTGGGCAAGCGGATCTACTACCGCTACAGCCCGAGCGAGCACTACGAGCACATCTACCTCAACAACGGCACGTTCGTCTGGCACTGCATCCGCGGCGCCGAGCAGGGCCTCGCCGACGTCGACCCGGCGACGGTGTACGAGCTCGGCGACGGCATCGTGATGCTGCATTGGAGCGAGTCCGTCATGCCGGTCGAGTCGTTCCTCGTCGTCGACCTCGTGAACGAGCGGTCGATCGGCCGCATGTTCTGCTGGGACGGACCCACCCTCGCGCCGGTGCACCTGCCGTTCGACAGCCGCTTCACGGTCCTCAACGAGACCGCCCACCCCACCGACTGA